From Flavobacterium arcticum, the proteins below share one genomic window:
- a CDS encoding ligand-binding sensor domain-containing protein produces MMRKHIQIRMKYLYIAFSLLCSFVSYSQSESTEPSEKIYTTMLNDDSNLYALNDKGQLTVWDLKTLKKIYKQNDTLPKYTALAKNKNDVVYLGSSKGFVYRLKHYYSAELIYRPKKTATEIYFIFFNSKNEMYFVLNDGLYCVKEDKLYNQFKNTGFSAMQRVSFNGANSDPDIYFDVPTVAFIDSNDRIWMSDCMGEFGCTRNTFDANNNKILDEVTELNYIQSFTEDTLGNVYVTEGIEHRGRHGEIYKVSPSLKAIKLYDSYDSDFDFEGEKIVLENGLFIGAGAWNKAEKKLYFASSDGFYRAAISTKNKLIDVEKLFSPVLTAKRENLAIGMQMPVKQVAFTNDNRLLFLTAANGIGVYNGEEYIMLE; encoded by the coding sequence ATGATGCGAAAACATATTCAGATAAGGATGAAATATTTATATATAGCTTTTTCATTATTGTGCAGTTTTGTTTCCTATTCTCAAAGCGAGAGTACAGAACCATCGGAAAAAATCTATACAACAATGCTTAATGATGATAGTAACCTTTATGCGTTGAACGATAAAGGACAATTGACTGTATGGGATTTAAAAACGCTTAAAAAAATATATAAGCAAAACGATACTTTACCAAAATATACTGCTCTTGCAAAAAATAAAAACGATGTTGTTTATTTGGGAAGCAGTAAGGGTTTTGTTTATCGGTTAAAGCATTACTATAGTGCTGAGTTGATTTATAGACCTAAGAAAACAGCGACTGAAATCTATTTTATTTTTTTTAATTCTAAAAATGAAATGTATTTTGTTTTAAATGACGGGTTATATTGTGTAAAAGAAGATAAGTTATATAATCAATTTAAAAATACAGGTTTTAGCGCTATGCAAAGAGTTTCCTTCAATGGTGCAAATTCAGATCCAGATATATATTTTGATGTTCCAACAGTAGCCTTTATTGATAGTAATGACCGTATATGGATGAGTGATTGTATGGGCGAGTTTGGCTGTACCAGAAATACTTTTGATGCTAATAATAATAAGATATTAGATGAGGTGACAGAACTGAATTATATACAGTCTTTCACAGAAGATACCTTAGGGAACGTTTATGTTACCGAGGGTATAGAGCACCGTGGCAGGCATGGCGAAATATACAAAGTTAGTCCTAGTCTTAAAGCTATAAAGCTTTATGATTCTTATGATTCTGACTTTGATTTTGAAGGCGAAAAAATAGTGCTTGAAAACGGTTTATTTATAGGTGCCGGTGCATGGAATAAAGCAGAGAAAAAACTTTATTTTGCAAGCTCAGATGGCTTTTATAGAGCTGCTATATCAACAAAAAATAAACTTATTGATGTTGAGAAATTATTTTCGCCTGTATTGACTGCCAAGCGTGAAAATCTTGCTATAGGTATGCAAATGCCTGTAAAGCAAGTTGCTTTTACTAACGATAATCGCTTATTGTTTCTTACAGCCGCTAACGGTATAGGCGTATACAATGGCGAAGAATATATAATGCTCGAATAA